The following are encoded together in the Brassica napus cultivar Da-Ae chromosome A9, Da-Ae, whole genome shotgun sequence genome:
- the LOC106449997 gene encoding plastid division protein PDV2-like produces the protein MISFVTIVLNPKLASVNFPFVVVFSYSWNMNIRTTKEQRIIELLWPLIKSGKTASASANHNHAFCSRRLLIKTSSLLLTILQKNTLNPQFSPSLSKLLKMEDEEGIGLILARATELRLKISDCIDTSSTAVSDYGHCGGGKDGSSPEEAKKDEFLGNQEKDSDSISSDEEEAERLLCIRDALESLESQLAALQNLHQRQQYEKQVALSEIDYSRKMLLEKLKEYKGREFEVVREASTFAGERVDYEKDLLLPPYHLQPHLPSKHKKSDVNGFGSGHVRKVNPNGGGSGVTIGFLGSVAKIMVPLIGVISIFSYGPEIRKRGASLKLPPQQVVRAPNQCPRGKVLVFEEGEARCLVKERVEIPFDSVVAKRDVTYGYG, from the exons ATGATAAGTTTTGTGACCATTGTGTTAAATCCAAAATTGGCTTCTGTCAATTTTccctttgttgttgttttctctTATTCATGGAACATGAATATTAGAACAACAAAAGAACAAAGAATTATTGAATTATTGTGGCCGTTGATTAAAAGCGGGAAAACAGCATCAGCATCAGCCAACCACAATCACGCCTTCTGTTCTCGGCGACTCCTAATCAAAACTTCGTCTCTTCTCCTCACTATCTTACAAAAAAACACCCTAAACCCCCAATTTTCTCCTTCACTCTCAAAATTGCTGAAAATGGAAGACGAAGAAGGCATCGGCTTAATTCTAGCCAGAGCCACTGAGCTCAGGCTCAAGATCAGTGATTGTATCGACACCTCCAGCACCGCCGTCAGTGATTACGGCCACTGCGGCGGCGGTAAGGATGGTTCTTCTCCTGAAGAAGCAAAGAAAGACGAGTTTCTTGGGAATCAAGAAAAGGATTCTGACTCAATCAGCTCTGACGAGGAAGAAGCTGAACGTCTTCTATGTATACGCGATGCTCTCGAATCTCTGGAGTCCCAGCTCGCTGCTTTGCAG AATCTacatcaaagacaacaatatgaGAAGCAAGTGGCTCTCTCTGAGATTGATTACAGCAGGAAGATGTTGCTTGAGAAGCTCAAGGAGTACAAAGGGAGAGAATTTGAAGTGGTTCGCGAGGCTTCGACTTTTGCTGGTGAAAGAGTTGATTATGAGAAGGatcttctccttcctccttACCATCTTCAACCTCATCTACCATCGAAGCATAAGAAGTCTGATGTAAACGGGTTTGGCTCAGGACATGTCAGAAAGGTAAATCCCAACGGAGGAGGCTCAGGAGTTACTATTGGCTTCTTAGGCTCCGTTGCAAAGATCATGGTTCCACTCATCGGTGTGATTTCGATCTTTTCATATGGTCCAGAGATCAGGAAAAGAGGCGCATCACTTAAACTTCCCCCGCAACAAGTAGTCAGAGCACCGAATCAGTGCCCACGGGGGAAAGTTCTGGTGTTTGAAGAGGGTGAAGCAAGGTGTCTTGTGAAGGAAAGGGTCGAAATACCCTTTGACTCGGTTGTTGCCAAACGAGATGTAACTTATGGATACGGTTGA
- the LOC106450384 gene encoding putative F-box/FBD/LRR-repeat protein At4g26350 — MGMISDLPDQMLLEILSWLPTTQVVATMLLSKQWKFLWKQVPKLYYNYSEHEGRDFSEFVSRSLQSQVAPSFKSLKLSVSPYCDSRDVKNWIDLAVSRFVLELEIDLTAAQNPMITALPKSMYTCGTLSCLRLKALVLDDIPEDYPICLSSLNYLYISVSIQVSADKFVGKLSAGAPLLKKTVVQGPVYGDEFLDSMTSYSELRSFTTCLSEWGPTVDSYFNKLEHLCMCTCSSGWWDLLINFLQRSPILRQLQLIKSCNSRPLSSWNQPGFTSTTHVPECLSTTLQTLEWRDYAETEFDMPVVSFLLKNATRLSEAKIFPESAAGPIEKLRIRTGLAKLSRGSPLCHLNLGN, encoded by the exons ATGGGTATGATTAGTGACTTACCTGACCAGATGCTCCTTGAGATTCTATCATGGCTTCCAACAACACAAGTGGTAGCCACAATGCTTTTGTCTAAACAGTGGAAGTTTCTTTGGAAGCAAGTGCCAAaactttattataattataGCGAACACGAGGGCAGAGACTTTTCAGAATTCGTGAGCAGGTCTTTGCAGTCACAAGTCGCTCCAAGTTTCAAAAGTCTCAAGTTATCGGTAAGTCCTTATTGCGACTCGAGGGATGTTAAAAACTGGATTGATTTAGCAGTTTCGCGGTTTGTGCTTGAGCTTGAAATCGACCTTACCGCCGCTCAAAACCCGATGATCACGGCTCTTCCAAAGAGTATGTACACTTGCGGGACACTAAGTTGTTTGAGGCTGAAGGCTCTTGTACTCGATGATATACCTGAAGACTATCCAATCTGTCTTTCATCGCTTAATTATTTGTACATCTCCGTGTCTATTCAAGTGTCGGCTGACAAATTTGTTGGCAAGCTCTCGGCTGGTGCTCCTCTTCTCAAAAAGACAGTGGTGCAAGGTCCTGTCTATGGTGATGAGTTTCTTGATTCTATGACAAGTTATAGCGAGCTGAGGAGCTTTACAACGTGCTTATCAGAG TGGGGTCCCACCGTCGACTCTTACTTTAATAAGCTTGAGCATTTGTGTATGTGCACATGTTCCTCTGGATGGTGGGATTTGTTAATCAATTTTCTTCAACGTTCCCCTATATTACGCCAACTCCAGCTAATAAAg TCTTGCAACTCGCGGCCTCTGTCTTCTTGGAATCAGCCAGGTTTTACTAGTACTACTCATGTTCCGGAATGTTTGTCAACAACGCTTCAAACCTTGGAGTGGAGAGATTATGCAGAAACTGAATTTGACATGCCGGTGGTCTCTTTTCTCCTTAAGAACGCTACACGTTTATCCGAGGCCAAGATCTTCCCCGAATCAGCTGCCGGTCCAATTGAGAAGCTTAGAATCCGCACTGGCCTGGCAAAGTTATCTAGAGGTTCACCTTTATGTCATCTTAACTTAGggaattaa
- the LOC106448692 gene encoding uncharacterized protein LOC106448692, producing MDPNTNSNDRINLDLSLGSGPQAKDPLEQHGKFMELLRSVSDSTQNAQPSPPLPPLHTMPPGYYNLTYPQNAAGQLLLPPITNQGGVGALETPRPGTRLGRPPGGHHARRNSSKAAATVEENVEKDIIPPYPWATTRPARIHNLRYLYVNNINVIFGQVHCKPCESTQTIKYNLTEKFGELYRYIYDNKEVLRHRASKVWSCPKLTPCCSCKNGMKPVIGENKEEINWLFLLLGQMLGCCTLDQLRYFCDKTSQHRTGAKDRVLYITYFGLCKQLEPCDLFSL from the coding sequence ATGGATCCAAACACCAATTCAAACGATCGTATCAACCTTGATCTGTCCTTGGGGAGTGGTCCTCAAGCAAAAGATCCGCTCGAGCAACATGGCAAGTTCATGGAACTCTTGAGATCAGTAAGTGATTCTACACAAAATGCCCAGccttctcctcctcttcctccactTCACACGATGCCTCCTGGATACTACAACCTAACATACCCTCAGAATGCAGCAGGACAACTTCTTCTGCCTCCTATAACGAACCAGGGTGGAGTTGGAGCCTTGGAGACTCCCCGACCAGGAACTAGGTTAGGTCGCCCACCTGGTGGGCATCACGCACGTCGTAATTCATCGAAAGCGGCAGCCACGGTTGAAGAAAACGTTGAGAAGGATATCATACCACCATATCCATGGGCGACCACAAGGCCAGCCCGAATTCACAACCTTAGATACTTGTATGTGAATAATATAAACGTGATCTTTGGACAAGTCCATTGCAAGCCTTGCGAGAGTACTCAAACCATTAAGTATAATCTCACGGAGAAGTTTGGGGAATTGTATCGTTACATTTATGACAACAAGGAGGTGCTGCGTCACCGAGCCTCGAAAGTTTGGTCTTGTCCTAAACTGACTCCATGCTGCTCATGCAAGAACGGGATGAAGCCGGTGATCGGCGAGAATAAGGAAGAAATCAACTGGTTATTTCTTTTGTTAGGGCAAATGTTGGGATGTTGTACTTTGGATCAGCTCAGGTACTTTTGTGACAAAACTAGTCAACATAGAACCGGTGCAAAGGATCGTGTACTCTACATAACTTATTTTGGTCTATGCAAGCAGCTCGAGCCATGCGACTTATTTAGTCTATGA
- the LOC106449996 gene encoding uncharacterized protein LOC106449996: protein MGWFVKERRGGAWKRGWLEEILFSSSAPPLTLLTLFAIISLLLFLSSYPRYRYEVQRTAMNLKLFLMFLPILFVFLLVSLQFVRRILFRSSYYVRANQAASLFGEGQFPWGVLLMLVLIILLVSKQSYFHSLWYPTL from the coding sequence atgggttgGTTTGTTAAGGAAAGAAGAGGAGGTGCTTGGAAGCGAGGATGGTTGGAAGAAATACTGTTCTCGTCTTCAGCCCCTCCTCTAACATTACTAACTCTCTTTGCCATCATATCTCTGCTCCTCTTTCTCTCCTCCTACCCACGATACAGGTATGAGGTTCAGAGAACCGCAATGAATCTCAAGCTCTTTCTCATGTTCCTCCCAATTCTTTTTGTCTTTCTGCTGGTCTCTCTGCAGTTCGTCCGTCGAATTCTCTTCAGATCCTCTTACTACGTCAGAGCAAATCAGGCTGCGTCCCTTTTTGGAGAAGGCCAATTTCCCTGGGGAGTCTTGCTTATGCTAGTTCTTATAATTCTTTTGGTTTCTAAACAATCTTACTTTCACTCCTTATGGTACCCGACTTTATGA
- the LOC106449995 gene encoding glucan endo-1,3-beta-glucosidase 7 isoform X1 has translation MALSIFFFSLFLFLFSNSPADAESFIGVNYGLLADNLPSPSDAAKLLQSTSIQKVRLYGADPTIIKSLAGTGVGIVIGVANGDLPSLASDLNVASQWIRTNVLPFYPASDIILINVGNEVSHKTFSYVLEKTRKLISSHLMQILLSNDLNLVSQLLPAMQNVQKALEAVSLGGKIKVSTVHAMTVLGQSDPPSAGSFAPVYQAGLKGILQFLSETGSPFVINPYPFFAYLGDQRPETLSFCLFQPNPGRVDSNTGIKYMNMFDAQVDAVHSALKSMGFENVEVVVAETGWPTSGDSNVVGPSVENAQTYNGNLIAHLRSMVGTPLRPGKPIDTYIFALFDENLKPGPSFERYFGLFKPDLTMAYDIGLTKTSSSGSQTSQSPPLGKSATSVGWCVPKEDSTEEQLQASLDWVCGQGIDCGPITPGGVCFEPNNVMSHTAYAMNLYFQKSPENPTDCDFSQTARITSNNPSYSNCVYPRAGWSGDESLGGAMNKYVTSDKAIETSGSECSSSFLSLPLFMIIFFFVLPVSHHMNFL, from the exons ATGgctctctccatcttcttcttctctctcttcctctttctcttctccaacTCGCCGGCAGATGCAGAGTCGTTTATCGGAGTAAACTACGGCTTACTCGCCGACAACCTCCCCTCACCGTCTGATGCAGCCAAGCTCCTCCAGTCCACCTCCATTCAAAAGGTGAGGCTATACGGCGCAGATCCCACCATCATCAAGTCCTTGGCCGGAACCGGCGTCGGAATCGTCATCGGAGTAGCCAACGGAGATCTCCCATCCCTCGCCTCTGATCTCAACGTCGCCTCTCAGTGGATCCGCACCAACGTCCTCCCTTTCTATCCCGCCTCCGACATCATCCTCATCAATGTCGGCAACGAGGTCAGTCACAAAACTTTCTCATATGTTCTCGAGAAAACAAGAAAACTAATCTCTTCCCACCTCATGCAGATTCTGTTGTCGAATGATCTGAACCTGGTAAGCCAGCTTCTTCCGGCGATGCAAAATgtccaaaaggcccttgaggcGGTTTCACTCGGCGGGAAAATCAAGGTGTCTACGGTTCATGCCATGACGGTGCTGGGCCAATCTGACCCGCCATCGGCCGGTTCGTTTGCTCCCGTTTATCAGGCCGGTTTAAAAGGCATCTTACAGTTTCTTAGCGAAACCGGGTCGCCTTTTGTCATCAACCCGTACCCGTTCTTTGCGTACCTGGGTGACCAGAGACCTGAAACGCTGTCATTTTGCCTCTTCCAGCCTAACCCTGGACGTGTCGACTCCAATACCGGAATCAAGTACATGAACATGTTTGATGCTCAG GTTGATGCGGTGCACTCAGCTTTGAAATCGATGGGATTTGAGAACGTGGAAGTGGTGGTGGCAGAAACAGGCTGGCCAACGAGCGGTGATAGTAACGTGGTTGGTCCCAGTGTTGAGAACGCGCAGACTTACAATGGGAACCTAATCGCTCATTTAAGGTCTATGGTTGGGACTCCCTTAAGACCCGGCAAACCCATCGACACTTATATTTTCGCTCTCTTTGACGAGAACCTCAAGCCAGGTCCTTCCTTCGAGCGATATTTTGGCCTTTTCAAGCCTGATCTTACCATGGCCTACGACATTGGCCTCACTAAAACTAGTAGTAGTGGTAGTCAG ACGTCACAGTCTCCACCGTTGGGAAAATCAGCAACATCAGTGGGATGGTGTGTGCCAAAGGAGGATTCGACTGAGGAGCAATTGCAAGCAAGTCTAGATTGGGTTTGTGGACAGGGAATTGATTGTGGTCCGATAACGCCAGGAGGGGTGTGTTTTGAGCCTAACAATGTCATGTCTCATACAGCCTATGCTATGAACTTGTATTTCCAAAAATCTCCTGAAAACCCTACGGATTGCGATTTCTCTCAAACTGCAAGGATTACATCCAATAACCCTA GTTATAGCAATTGCGTTTACCCAAGAGCAGGATGGTCTGGAGATGAAAGCCTAGGAGGAGCGATGAATAAATATGTGACTTCAGACAAAGCAATAGAGACGAGTGGATCAGAATGCTCCTCCTCTTTTCTGTCTTTGCCTCTCTTTATGatcatctttttctttgttcttccAGTTTCCCACCATATGAATTTCTTGTAG
- the LOC106449995 gene encoding glucan endo-1,3-beta-glucosidase 7 isoform X2, translated as MALSIFFFSLFLFLFSNSPADAESFIGVNYGLLADNLPSPSDAAKLLQSTSIQKVRLYGADPTIIKSLAGTGVGIVIGVANGDLPSLASDLNVASQWIRTNVLPFYPASDIILINVGNEILLSNDLNLVSQLLPAMQNVQKALEAVSLGGKIKVSTVHAMTVLGQSDPPSAGSFAPVYQAGLKGILQFLSETGSPFVINPYPFFAYLGDQRPETLSFCLFQPNPGRVDSNTGIKYMNMFDAQVDAVHSALKSMGFENVEVVVAETGWPTSGDSNVVGPSVENAQTYNGNLIAHLRSMVGTPLRPGKPIDTYIFALFDENLKPGPSFERYFGLFKPDLTMAYDIGLTKTSSSGSQTSQSPPLGKSATSVGWCVPKEDSTEEQLQASLDWVCGQGIDCGPITPGGVCFEPNNVMSHTAYAMNLYFQKSPENPTDCDFSQTARITSNNPSYSNCVYPRAGWSGDESLGGAMNKYVTSDKAIETSGSECSSSFLSLPLFMIIFFFVLPVSHHMNFL; from the exons ATGgctctctccatcttcttcttctctctcttcctctttctcttctccaacTCGCCGGCAGATGCAGAGTCGTTTATCGGAGTAAACTACGGCTTACTCGCCGACAACCTCCCCTCACCGTCTGATGCAGCCAAGCTCCTCCAGTCCACCTCCATTCAAAAGGTGAGGCTATACGGCGCAGATCCCACCATCATCAAGTCCTTGGCCGGAACCGGCGTCGGAATCGTCATCGGAGTAGCCAACGGAGATCTCCCATCCCTCGCCTCTGATCTCAACGTCGCCTCTCAGTGGATCCGCACCAACGTCCTCCCTTTCTATCCCGCCTCCGACATCATCCTCATCAATGTCGGCAACGAG ATTCTGTTGTCGAATGATCTGAACCTGGTAAGCCAGCTTCTTCCGGCGATGCAAAATgtccaaaaggcccttgaggcGGTTTCACTCGGCGGGAAAATCAAGGTGTCTACGGTTCATGCCATGACGGTGCTGGGCCAATCTGACCCGCCATCGGCCGGTTCGTTTGCTCCCGTTTATCAGGCCGGTTTAAAAGGCATCTTACAGTTTCTTAGCGAAACCGGGTCGCCTTTTGTCATCAACCCGTACCCGTTCTTTGCGTACCTGGGTGACCAGAGACCTGAAACGCTGTCATTTTGCCTCTTCCAGCCTAACCCTGGACGTGTCGACTCCAATACCGGAATCAAGTACATGAACATGTTTGATGCTCAG GTTGATGCGGTGCACTCAGCTTTGAAATCGATGGGATTTGAGAACGTGGAAGTGGTGGTGGCAGAAACAGGCTGGCCAACGAGCGGTGATAGTAACGTGGTTGGTCCCAGTGTTGAGAACGCGCAGACTTACAATGGGAACCTAATCGCTCATTTAAGGTCTATGGTTGGGACTCCCTTAAGACCCGGCAAACCCATCGACACTTATATTTTCGCTCTCTTTGACGAGAACCTCAAGCCAGGTCCTTCCTTCGAGCGATATTTTGGCCTTTTCAAGCCTGATCTTACCATGGCCTACGACATTGGCCTCACTAAAACTAGTAGTAGTGGTAGTCAG ACGTCACAGTCTCCACCGTTGGGAAAATCAGCAACATCAGTGGGATGGTGTGTGCCAAAGGAGGATTCGACTGAGGAGCAATTGCAAGCAAGTCTAGATTGGGTTTGTGGACAGGGAATTGATTGTGGTCCGATAACGCCAGGAGGGGTGTGTTTTGAGCCTAACAATGTCATGTCTCATACAGCCTATGCTATGAACTTGTATTTCCAAAAATCTCCTGAAAACCCTACGGATTGCGATTTCTCTCAAACTGCAAGGATTACATCCAATAACCCTA GTTATAGCAATTGCGTTTACCCAAGAGCAGGATGGTCTGGAGATGAAAGCCTAGGAGGAGCGATGAATAAATATGTGACTTCAGACAAAGCAATAGAGACGAGTGGATCAGAATGCTCCTCCTCTTTTCTGTCTTTGCCTCTCTTTATGatcatctttttctttgttcttccAGTTTCCCACCATATGAATTTCTTGTAG